The genomic DNA GTACCTGATATGTCCTGCTCTCATTGCGAGGGAAGGATAAAGTCGATTCTGGAGGGGATGAACCTTCCGTCTTTCTCCGTGGACCTTGACGGTAAGACCGTCACCGTCGAGACCGACGACCTGGACAAGGTGCTTAATGCCCTGGATGACGGAGGCTACGAGGCCAAGGAGAGGCCGTGAAATACCGCCGCTTCCTGTGGGTGTCCTTTCTCGGAGGGGTCGCTCGAGGGGTGGGTTTTGCCCTGGGGCTTACTGTGGTGGCGGCGGGGATACTATGGGGTTTGGTCGGTTTCCTAAGGACGGTGGTGGACTGGAACCTGCCTTTTATCGGCCAATACGTCGCCGAGTTTCTCAAGGTGGTGATGGATCAGATGGACCTCCTGCAACATGGGGTCCGCTGATCGTCGAAAGGGGTGGCTAAGTGGAGGGCAAAAACCTGTCTCTCACCGTGACGGGCATGACCTGCGCGTCCTGCGCCAGGATAGTCGAGAAAAAGCTGTCCAAGGTGGATGGGGTTTCCTTCGCAGGGGTAAACCTGGCGACCGAGACCGCCTTCGTGGTCACCGACGGCACCGTGCCAGAGGAGCTTCTGGAGAAGGCGGTACTCTCGGTGGGGTACGGCGTCTCTCGGGAGAGGCCCCAGGACCTGGAGGAGGGCCGCTACAGGAAGGCAAGGATAAACCTGTCTCTGGCCTGGGCCATAACGGGGCCGCTGATGGCCCTCATGGTGTTTCACATGATGGGCATCCACGTCCCGGGATATCTCTGGATGGAGATATTCGGCGGTGCGGTGGTCATATTCGGAGCTGGCTGGGGGGCTCTGAGGGGGGCGTGGATCGCCCTGACCCACGGACACGGCAACATGGACGTCCTGGTGTCTCTAGGGGCTCTGGCCGCCTGGTCCACCGCGTTGCTCGGGGCTTTGGGCCTCAACGTATCCTCCTTCGGCGCCGTCGGGGCCATGATAGTAGCCCTCCACCTGACTGGCCGTTTTATCGAGTCCCACCTTCGGGGTCGGGCGGCCAAGGAGATAAGGGCATTGGTCGGTATCCAGGCCAGAGAGGCCAGGGTACTCAAAGACGGTTTGGAGATGACCCTTCCCATAGAGGCCCTTAAAGAGGGCATGACCCTTTTGGTGCGGCCCGGAGAGAGAATACCCTCCGACGGAACGGTCCTGTCCGGTCGTTCGGCGGTGGACGAGTCCATGATAACCGGCGAGCCTATACCGGTCTCAAAAGAGTTGGGTGACCCAGTCACCGGTGGCTCCGTCGCCGTAACAGGGTCGATGGAGATCGAGGTGACCAGGGTCGGCGAGGATACCTTCCTGTCCCGTATGATAGCCCTAATAGAGGAGGCCCAGGGGGCCAAGATCCCCATTCAGGCCTTCGCCGATCGGGTGACCGGGGCCTTCGTCCCGGTTGTCGCCCTGCTGGCCCTGGCTTCG from Dethiosulfovibrio salsuginis includes the following:
- a CDS encoding heavy-metal-associated domain-containing protein; translated protein: MAEYKLTVPDMSCSHCEGRIKSILEGMNLPSFSVDLDGKTVTVETDDLDKVLNALDDGGYEAKERP
- a CDS encoding DUF5665 domain-containing protein, which encodes MKYRRFLWVSFLGGVARGVGFALGLTVVAAGILWGLVGFLRTVVDWNLPFIGQYVAEFLKVVMDQMDLLQHGVR